A single genomic interval of Hevea brasiliensis isolate MT/VB/25A 57/8 chromosome 4, ASM3005281v1, whole genome shotgun sequence harbors:
- the LOC110664230 gene encoding potassium transporter 5 → MHHFHRGKRSVLMAELGEERSSPEEQQVQEQYEHGTSLSKQRLFDLEADEGSANADRQKADWGTIWKLAFQCIGVVYGDLGTSPLYVLPGIFPDGIKNEEDILGVLSLIIYSIIVITLIKYVFIVLAANDNGDGGTFALYSLICRHAKVNLIPNQQAEDREVSTYKLDLPKRSTRMASALKYSLESSLIIKYSLLFTTMIGVSMVLGDGILTPCISVLSAVGGIREAAPSLSQDAIMWISVVILILLFQVQRFGTDKVGYTFAPILVLWFAFIAFIGLFNFIKYDPGVIKAVNPWYIVKYFQRNKKKAWISIGGVILCLTGSEALFADLGHFNIRSIQLSSCAVLVPSVLLAYIGQCSYLRKNTEDVTDAFYKSIPKPMYWPQFVVAILAAIIASQSLISASFSIIQQSAALGCFPRIQVVHTSAEHEGQVYVPEINTLLMLACVGVTLGFKNTLTIGNAYGIAVTFVFVITSMFLVLVMVMIWKTNIILIIIYVLTIGLIEVLFLSSTLYKFVDGGYIPLLFASTVVSIMFIWNYGYRKKYMYELENKIAMKTLTDIVSDERIHRVEGLGLFYTHLVHGIPPLFTHYVSHVQALHKVLVFISIKSLPISKVPAEERFLFGRVKPGELIFRCIVRYGYKDSRKDQKTFEELLANQLKDFIGEDSGAEDRQRELALVDNALRDGFVYLMGECEVMAANGSTWVKKLTVDYLYNWLIRFVRQPDEVFLIPRKQLLKVGMTYDV, encoded by the exons ATGCACCATTTCCATAGAGGCAAGAGGAGTGTTCTAATGGCGGAGTTAGGAGAAGAAAGGTCATCACCAGAAGAGCAACAAGTGCAAGAACAATATGAACATGGAACAAGCCTATCTAAACAAAGATTATTCGATTTGGAGGCAGATGAAGGTAGCGCGAATGCTGATCGGCAG AAGGCAGATTGGGGAACAATCTGGAAGCTTGCGTTTCAATGCATTGGTGTTGTTTATGGTGATTTAGGTACATCTCCATTGTACGTTTTACCTGGAATTTTTCCTGATGGGATCAAGAACGAGGAGGATATCCTTGGAGTGCTTTCTTTGATTATTTACTCGATTATTGTCATCACCTTGATTAAGTATGTATTCATCGTTTTGGCTGCAAATGATAATGGGGATG GAGGAACCTTTGCACTTTATTCTCTTATATGTCGCCATGCCAAGGTCAATTTGATACCAAACCAGCAGGCTGAAGATAGAGAAGTGTCTACTTATAAGTTGGATTTACCAAAACGCAGTACGAGGATGGCTTCGGCTCTCAAATATTCACTTGAGAGTAGCCTTATAATCAAGTATTCTCTATTGTTCACAACCATGATTGGAGTGTCCATGGTCCTTGGAGATGGCATTCTGACACCCTGCATATCTG TATTATCTGCTGTTGGAGGTATTAGGGAGGCTGCTCCTAGCCTTTCACAAGATGCAATCATGTGGATTTCAGTGGTGATTTTGATTCTATTGTTCCAAGTACAGAGGTTTGGAACTGACAAAGTTGGCTATACTTTTGCTCCAATTCTAGTGCTATGGTTTGCTTTTATTGCATTTATTGGGCTTTTCAACTTCATCAAGTATGACCCTGGTGTAATCAAGGCTGTCAATCCATGGTACATTGTCAAATATTTCCAGAGGAATAAGAAAAAAGCTTGGATTTCTATTGGAGGTGTCATTTTATGCCTCACAG ggtctGAAGCTTTGTTTGCTGATTTGGGCCACTTCAATATTCGCTCAATTCAATTAAGCAGTTGTGCTGTACTCGTTCCCTCTGTCTTGTTAGCCTATATTGGCCAATGTTCCTATCTCCGTAAAAATACCGAAGATGTCACTGATGCCTTCTATAAATCAATCCCAA AACCAATGTATTGGCCGCAGTTTGTTGTGGCAATATTGGCCGCCATCATTGCTAGTCAGTCATTAATCTCTGCATCCTTCTCTATCATCCAACAATCTGCAGCTCTAGGGTGTTTCCCCCGAATTCAGGTCGTGCATACATCTGCAGAACACGAAGGACAAGTTTATGTGCCTGAGATCAACACTCTTTTGATGTTAGCCTGTGTGGGTGTCACTCTTGGCTTCAAAAACACTTTAACGATTGGCAATGCATATG GAATTGCTGTAACATTTGTTTTCGTGATTACATCAATGTTTCTTGTCCTTGTTATGGTTATGATATGGAAAACAAATATCATCCTCATAATCATCTATGTCCTGACCATCGGTCTCATTGAAGTGTTATTTTTGAGCTCTACATTATACAAGTTCGTTGATGGAGGTTACATTCCTTTACTATTTGCCTCCACTGTGGTCTCCATTATGTTCATATGGAACTATGGCTACAGGAAGAAGTATATGTACGAGCTCGAAAATAAAATTGCAATGAAAACACTTACTGATATAGTTTCTGATGAGAGGATCCATCGAGTAGAAGGTCTTGGTTTATTCTATACACATCTTGTTCACGGCATACCTCCCCTATTTACTCATTATGTGTCGCATGTCCAAGCCTTGCATAAAGTTCTTGTCTTTATCTCAATCAAGTCGCTGCCCATCAGTAAGGTTCCAGCTGAGGAACGGTTCTTGTTCGGACGAGTAAAGCCTGGAGAGTTGATTTTCAGATGTATAGTAAGATATGGATACAAGGATTCGAGAAAGGATCAGAAGACATTTGAGGAGTTGCTAGCAAATCAGTTGAAGGACTTCATAGGGGAAGATAGCGGGGCAGAAGACAGGCAAAGGGAATTGGCATTGGTAGATAATGCTTTGAGAGATGGTTTTGTTTATTTGATGGGTGAGTGTGAGGTGATGGCTGCAAATGGGTCTACCTGGGTTAAAAAATTGACCGTGGACTACCTCTACAATTGGTTAATTAGATTTGTGAGGCAGCCAGATGAAGTTTTCTTGATTCCTCGCAAGCAATTACTCAAAGTGGGAATGACTTATGATGTTTAG
- the LOC131179117 gene encoding potassium transporter 5-like, protein MHHFHRGKRSILMAELGEERPSPEEQQVQEQYEHGTSLSKQRLFDLEADEGSANAVRQKADWGTIWKLAFQCIGVVYGDLGTSPLYVLPGIFPDGIKNEEDILGVLSLIIYSIIIITLIKYVFIVLAANDNGDGGTFALYSLICRHAKVNLIPNQQAEDREVSTYKLDLPKRSTRMASALKYSLESSLIIKYSLLFTTMIGVSMVLGDGILTPCISVLSAVGGIREAAPSLSQDAIMWISVVILILLFQVQRFGTDKVGYTFAPILVIWFAFIAFIGLFNFIKYDPGVIKAVNPWYIVKYFQRNKKKAWISIGGVILCLTGSEALFADLGHFNIRSIQLSSCALLVPSVLLAYIGQCSYLRKNTEDVTDVFYKSIPSKYVVTRHDFYQCLFRVFIDAEPMYWPQFVVAVLAAIIASQSLISASFSIVQQSAALRCFPRIKVVHTSAEHEGQVYVPEINTLLMLACVGVTLGFKNTLTIGNAYGIAVTFVFVITSSFLVLVMVMIWKTNIILIIIYVLTIGLIEVLFLSSTLYKFTDGGYLPLLFALIVVSIMFIWNYGYRKKYMYELENKIAMKSLTDIVSDERIHRVEGLGLFYTHLVHGIPPIFAHYVSHVQALHKVLVFISIKSLPISKVPAEERFLFGRVKPGELIFRCIVRYGYKDSRKDQKTFEELLANQLKDFIGEDSGAEDRQRELALVDNALRDGFVYLMGECEVMAANGSTWVKKLTVDYLYNWLIRFVRQPDEVFLIPRKQLLKVGMTYDV, encoded by the exons ATGCACCATTTCCATAGAGGCAAGAGGAGTATTCTAATGGCGGAGTTAGGAGAAGAAAGGCCATCACCAGAAGAGCAACAAGTGCAAGAACAATATGAACATGGAACAAGCCTATCTAAACAAAGATTATTCGATTTGGAGGCAGATGAAGGTAGCGCTAATGCTGTTCGGCAG AAGGCAGATTGGGGAACAATCTGGAAGCTTGCGTTTCAATGCATTGGTGTTGTTTATGGTGATTTAGGTACATCTCCATTGTACGTTTTACCTGGAATTTTTCCTGATGGGATCAAGAACGAGGAGGATATCCTTGGTGTGCTTTCTTTGATTATTTACTCGATTATTATCATCACCTTGATTAAGTATGTATTCATCGTTTTGGCTGCAAATGATAATGGGGATG GAGGAACCTTTGCACTTTATTCTCTTATATGTCGCCATGCCAAGGTCAATTTGATACCAAACCAGCAGGCTGAAGATAGAGAAGTGTCTACTTATAAGTTGGATTTACCAAAACGCAGTACGAGGATGGCTTCGGCTCTCAAATATTCACTTGAGAGTAGCCTTATAATCAAGTATTCTCTGTTGTTCACAACCATGATTGGAGTGTCCATGGTCCTTGGAGATGGCATTCTGACACCCTGCATATCTG TATTATCTGCTGTTGGAGGTATTAGGGAGGCTGCTCCTAGCCTTTCACAAGATGCAATCATGTGGATTTCAGTGGTGATTTTGATTCTATTGTTCCAAGTACAGAGGTTTGGAACTGATAAAGTTGGCTATACTTTTGCTCCAATTCTAGTGATATGGTTTGCTTTTATTGCATTTATTGGGCTTTTCAACTTCATCAAGTATGACCCTGGTGTAATCAAGGCTGTCAATCCATGGTACATTGTCAAATATTTCCAGAGGAATAAGAAAAAAGCTTGGATTTCTATTGGAGGTGTCATTTTATGCCTCACAG ggtctGAAGCTTTGTTTGCTGATTTGGGCCACTTCAATATTCGCTCAATTCAATTAAGCAGTTGTGCTCTTCTCGTTCCCTCTGTCTTGTTAGCCTATATTGGCCAATGTTCCTATCTCCGTAAAAATACCGAAGATGTCACTGATGTCTTCTATAAATCAATCCCGAGTAAGTATGTTGTTACTAGACATGACTTTTATCAGTGCTTATTCCGAGTTTTTATTGATGCAGAACCAATGTATTGGCCGCAGTTTGTTGTGGCAGTATTGGCCGCCATCATTGCTAGTCAGTCATTAATCTCTGCATCTTTCTCTATCGTCCAACAATCTGCAGCACTCCGGTGTTTCCCCCGAATCAAGGTCGTGCATACATCTGCAGAACATGAAGGACAAGTTTATGTGCCTGAGATCAACACTCTTTTGATGTTGGCCTGTGTAGGTGTCACCCTTGGCTTCAAAAACACTTTGACAATTGGCAATGCATATG GAATTGCTGTAACATTTGTTTTCGTGATTACATCTTCGTTTCTTGTTCTTGTTATGGTTATGATATGGAAAACAAATATCATCCTCATAATCATCTATGTCCTAACCATAGGTCTCATTGAAGTGTTATTTTTGAGCTCTACATTGTACAAGTTCACTGATGGAGGGTACCTTCCTTTACTATTTGCCTTGATTGTGGTCTCCATTATGTTCATATGGAACTATGGCTACAGGAAGAAGTATATGTACGAGCTCGAAAATAAAATTGCAATGAAATCACTTACTGATATAGTTTCTGATGAGAGGATCCATCGAGTAGAAGGTCTTGGTTTATTCTATACACATCTTGTTCACGGCATACCTCCCATATTTGCTCATTATGTGTCGCATGTCCAAGCCTTGCATAAAGTTCTTGTCTTTATCTCAATCAAGTCGCTGCCCATCAGTAAGGTTCCAGCTGAGGAACGGTTCTTGTTCGGACGAGTAAAGCCTGGAGAGTTGATTTTCAGATGTATAGTAAGATATGGATACAAGGATTCGAGAAAGGATCAGAAGACATTTGAGGAGTTGCTAGCAAATCAGTTGAAGGACTTCATAGGGGAAGATAGCGGGGCAGAAGACAGGCAAAGGGAATTGGCATTGGTAGATAATGCTTTGAGAGATGGTTTTGTTTATTTGATGGGTGAGTGTGAGGTGATGGCTGCAAATGGGTCTACCTGGGTTAAAAAATTGACCGTGGACTACCTCTACAATTGGTTAATTAGATTTGTGAGGCAGCCAGATGAAGTTTTCTTGATTCCTCGCAAGCAATTACTCAAAGTGGGAATGACTTATGATGTTTAG